In a genomic window of Cytobacillus sp. FSL H8-0458:
- a CDS encoding ABC transporter permease translates to MNELGKFIANKLLQYLIVIFLMLTLNFLLPRLMPGNPLVFLAGEDVGFMSSAEKEAILDKHGLNDSLLQQYGTYIKNILTGDFGYSYQQKRQISELLMERLPWTMLLTGLGLVISTIIGVMFGAISAWRRGTKTDANLLTVFMFLSAMPSFWVGMILVSVFASQLGWLPVFGAESAWSNLSGIDRLIDIGEHLILPLTTLILISVTSTFMIMRYSMLNVLGEDYIMMAKAKGVKDKVIKYKHAMRNALLPVATVFMLSLGFTLGGATVIETVFAYPGVGRLMFESVLSRDYPLIQATFLIITFSVVIANFLADLIYPLLDPKVGSGNG, encoded by the coding sequence GTGAATGAGTTGGGGAAATTTATTGCTAACAAGCTATTGCAATATTTAATCGTGATATTTTTAATGCTGACGCTTAACTTTTTATTGCCGCGGCTTATGCCGGGAAATCCATTAGTGTTTTTAGCAGGGGAAGATGTAGGGTTTATGTCGAGTGCTGAAAAAGAGGCCATCTTAGATAAACACGGACTCAATGACTCCCTCCTGCAACAATATGGAACTTATATAAAAAATATTTTAACTGGTGATTTTGGATATTCGTATCAACAAAAAAGGCAAATCTCTGAACTGTTAATGGAGCGTCTTCCTTGGACAATGCTGCTTACAGGACTGGGACTTGTAATTTCTACAATTATTGGTGTAATGTTTGGGGCCATTTCTGCCTGGCGCAGGGGGACAAAAACGGATGCTAACCTTCTAACAGTTTTCATGTTTTTAAGTGCGATGCCTTCTTTCTGGGTTGGGATGATCTTAGTGTCCGTTTTTGCATCTCAATTAGGCTGGCTTCCAGTTTTCGGAGCGGAAAGTGCCTGGTCTAATCTTTCTGGTATTGATAGATTGATTGACATTGGAGAGCATCTCATCCTGCCGCTGACAACTCTTATTTTAATATCTGTAACAAGTACGTTCATGATTATGCGCTATTCAATGTTAAATGTCCTTGGCGAAGATTATATTATGATGGCAAAAGCAAAGGGAGTAAAGGATAAGGTTATTAAATATAAACATGCGATGAGAAATGCACTTCTTCCCGTTGCAACAGTATTCATGCTGAGTTTAGGTTTCACATTGGGCGGTGCTACAGTAATTGAAACTGTATTTGCCTACCCCGGTGTAGGACGGTTAATGTTTGAATCGGTTTTAAGCAGAGATTATCCTCTTATCCAGGCAACATTCTTAATTATCACTTTCAGTGTAGTTATTGCTAATTTTCTAGCCGATTTAATTTATCCTTTATTGGACCCAAAGGTGGGAAGCGGCAATGGTTAA
- a CDS encoding heavy metal translocating P-type ATPase: protein MSSAALKEVQLPISGMTCAACATRIEKGLNKMEGVESANVNLALEKASIMYNPEVTEVADFEKKVHDLGYDVVKEKAEFDLIGMTCAACATRIEKGLNKLNGVKSATVNLALETGTVEYNPSEVSIQDMIHKVEKIGYEAKLKKDSEDTADYRALEVEKQKGKFIFSLILSLPLLWSMVGHFEFTSFIYVPDMFMNPWVQLALASPVQFIVGKQFYVGAYKALRNKSANMDVLVALGTSAAFFYSLYQSIQSIGSNAHMVELYYETSAVLITLIILGKLFEARAKGRSSEAIKKLMGLQAKTATVLRNDSEMEIPLEEVVVGDIVYVKPGEKVPVDGKIIEGRSAMDESMLTGESVPVSKSIGDSVIGSTLNKNGFLKVKATKVGRDTALAQIIKVVEEAQGSKAPIQRVADQISGIFVPIVVGIAVVTFLIWYLWVSPGEFGEALEKLIAVLVIACPCALGLATPTSIMAGSGRAAEYGVLFKGGEHLEGTHKITTVILDKTGTVTNGKPVLTDILIEGNMDEETFLTLVGSAERQSEHPLAEAIVQGIKEKNISLQDVQEFEAIPGHGIKASVNGSELLIGTRRLMNKFNISIDSIIGKMENLEDNGKTAMLVAVDGGFMGIIAVADTVKETSKAAIKRLKDAGLEVIMITGDNKRTAQSIANQVGIDIAIAEVLPEGKADEVKKLQAQGKQVAMVGDGINDAPALAVADIGMAIGTGTDVAMEAADITLIRGDLNSIADAILMSKKTIRNIKQNLFWALAYNSLGIPIAAVGFLAPWLAGAAMAFSSVSVVLNALRLQRVKLER, encoded by the coding sequence ATGAGTAGTGCAGCCTTGAAAGAAGTTCAATTACCCATCTCTGGCATGACATGTGCAGCATGTGCAACCCGCATCGAAAAGGGCTTAAATAAAATGGAAGGTGTCGAGAGTGCAAATGTTAATTTAGCTCTAGAGAAAGCATCCATTATGTATAATCCGGAGGTCACGGAAGTTGCAGATTTTGAAAAAAAGGTTCATGACCTTGGATATGATGTTGTTAAAGAAAAGGCCGAATTTGATCTAATCGGAATGACATGTGCGGCGTGTGCCACCCGCATTGAAAAAGGGTTAAACAAACTGAATGGTGTTAAAAGCGCGACAGTAAACTTGGCGCTCGAAACAGGAACTGTAGAATATAATCCTTCAGAAGTCAGCATTCAGGACATGATCCACAAGGTTGAAAAAATTGGATATGAAGCAAAATTAAAGAAGGATAGTGAGGATACTGCTGATTACCGTGCATTGGAAGTGGAGAAACAAAAAGGGAAATTTATTTTCTCTTTGATTCTATCCCTTCCATTATTATGGTCGATGGTCGGGCATTTTGAATTTACATCCTTTATTTATGTCCCAGATATGTTTATGAATCCCTGGGTACAGCTGGCTCTTGCTTCACCTGTACAATTTATTGTAGGTAAGCAATTTTATGTAGGAGCTTATAAGGCCCTTCGGAATAAAAGTGCCAATATGGATGTGTTGGTGGCGTTAGGAACATCAGCTGCATTTTTCTACAGCTTATATCAATCCATTCAATCGATTGGGTCTAATGCACATATGGTGGAGCTGTATTACGAAACAAGCGCTGTCTTAATCACTTTAATCATATTAGGTAAATTATTTGAAGCTCGGGCCAAGGGCCGCTCTTCTGAAGCAATTAAAAAGCTAATGGGTCTTCAAGCAAAAACAGCTACGGTGTTACGGAATGACAGTGAAATGGAAATCCCCCTCGAGGAAGTAGTTGTTGGGGATATCGTTTATGTTAAACCAGGTGAGAAAGTACCCGTTGACGGTAAAATTATAGAAGGCCGCTCCGCAATGGATGAATCGATGTTAACGGGTGAAAGTGTGCCTGTCAGTAAATCAATCGGAGATTCGGTTATAGGCTCAACACTCAACAAAAACGGGTTCTTAAAAGTGAAAGCAACGAAGGTAGGAAGAGATACAGCCTTAGCCCAGATTATAAAAGTCGTTGAAGAAGCTCAAGGTTCTAAAGCGCCTATTCAACGGGTAGCGGACCAAATCTCGGGTATATTCGTCCCAATTGTTGTTGGAATTGCAGTTGTAACTTTCTTAATCTGGTATTTATGGGTCAGTCCCGGTGAATTTGGTGAAGCCCTTGAAAAACTTATTGCCGTCCTTGTTATTGCTTGTCCGTGTGCGCTTGGTCTAGCAACCCCAACATCTATTATGGCAGGGTCTGGACGCGCGGCAGAATATGGAGTGTTGTTTAAAGGCGGCGAACACCTTGAAGGAACACATAAAATTACTACTGTCATTTTAGATAAAACGGGTACAGTGACAAACGGTAAGCCCGTATTAACTGATATTTTAATTGAAGGAAATATGGATGAAGAAACATTTCTTACATTAGTAGGTTCAGCGGAAAGACAGTCTGAACATCCATTGGCAGAAGCAATTGTGCAGGGGATAAAAGAAAAGAATATCTCTTTGCAAGACGTACAAGAATTTGAAGCGATTCCGGGACACGGAATCAAAGCGAGTGTTAATGGAAGTGAATTGCTAATTGGAACAAGAAGGCTAATGAACAAATTTAATATTTCTATTGATTCCATTATAGGAAAGATGGAAAATCTCGAGGATAACGGAAAAACTGCCATGCTTGTCGCAGTTGATGGAGGTTTTATGGGAATCATAGCTGTGGCTGATACTGTAAAAGAAACGTCAAAAGCAGCGATTAAACGTTTGAAGGATGCTGGACTTGAAGTGATTATGATTACAGGTGACAACAAACGTACCGCACAGTCGATTGCAAATCAAGTAGGAATTGACATAGCAATTGCAGAAGTGCTTCCTGAAGGCAAAGCTGATGAAGTGAAGAAACTGCAGGCTCAAGGGAAACAGGTGGCGATGGTTGGTGATGGGATTAATGACGCACCGGCTTTGGCGGTAGCCGATATTGGCATGGCGATTGGAACCGGAACGGATGTTGCGATGGAGGCTGCGGATATTACGCTCATTAGAGGGGATCTCAACAGTATTGCTGATGCCATCTTAATGAGTAAAAAGACAATCCGCAATATTAAGCAAAATTTATTCTGGGCATTGGCGTATAATTCACTTGGCATTCCGATTGCAGCAGTAGGATTCCTAGCTCCTTGGCTTGCAGGGGCAGCAATGGCATTCAGTTCAGTTTCTGTCGTGCTTAATGCACTTCGCCTGCAAAGAGTAAAATTAGAGAGGTGA
- a CDS encoding ABC transporter ATP-binding protein, with amino-acid sequence MSTVLSVESLSTYFKTDKGIAKAVENVSFTLDEGEMLGLIGESGCGKTTVAQSILRLIEYPGKVVSGSVFLNGKDLLKASEKELYSLRWKEISVIPQSAMNALNPIFTVGDQIMESILLHEDVNRTEALERTKTLLELVGIDGDRWKSYPHEFSGGMKQRVAIAMALACNPKLIISDESTTGLDVLTQAQVIALIKNLQKKMNLAVILISHDLPMVTAICDKIAIMYAGKIVEWAATDTILNNARHPYSRALLNATPDLSEPEKEVVSIPGSVPNLVNFPNSCRFHTRCPNAFEKCRQESPDLKEVRPGHHTACFLEEEGQNG; translated from the coding sequence ATGAGCACCGTGTTATCAGTAGAGAGCCTTTCTACGTACTTTAAAACGGATAAAGGAATAGCTAAGGCTGTAGAGAATGTGTCCTTTACGTTAGATGAAGGGGAGATGCTAGGATTAATTGGTGAATCCGGCTGCGGCAAAACAACAGTTGCTCAATCCATATTAAGATTAATAGAATACCCGGGAAAAGTGGTTTCTGGAAGTGTATTCTTAAATGGAAAAGATCTCTTAAAGGCTTCTGAGAAGGAGCTTTATTCCCTAAGATGGAAAGAGATTTCTGTGATTCCGCAAAGTGCTATGAATGCATTGAATCCTATTTTTACAGTGGGAGATCAGATAATGGAGTCGATCCTCCTTCACGAGGATGTTAATAGAACCGAAGCTCTAGAGAGGACAAAAACTCTCCTTGAATTGGTGGGGATTGATGGTGATCGATGGAAGAGCTATCCCCATGAATTCAGTGGAGGGATGAAACAAAGAGTGGCCATTGCGATGGCATTAGCATGCAATCCGAAACTGATCATTTCAGATGAGTCTACAACCGGACTGGATGTTTTAACGCAAGCACAGGTAATTGCCCTTATTAAAAACCTTCAAAAGAAAATGAATCTTGCTGTTATACTTATATCCCATGATTTACCTATGGTAACAGCTATATGCGATAAAATTGCCATTATGTACGCGGGGAAAATTGTGGAATGGGCAGCGACTGATACTATTTTGAACAATGCCAGACATCCATACTCCCGAGCGCTTTTAAACGCTACGCCTGATTTAAGTGAACCTGAGAAGGAAGTAGTGTCTATACCTGGAAGTGTGCCAAATCTAGTGAATTTCCCTAATTCCTGCCGTTTTCATACAAGGTGTCCTAACGCTTTCGAAAAATGTCGTCAAGAAAGTCCTGACTTGAAAGAGGTTAGGCCTGGCCACCACACAGCCTGCTTTTTAGAGGAGGAAGGACAAAATGGATAA
- a CDS encoding aldehyde dehydrogenase family protein gives MKKVLNFINGEWCESSTGKTASVLNPATGEVLAEVTQSAKEDVDRAVEAAKTAQKSWRLVPAPERAEILYQVAFLLKERKEDLAQILTSEMGKVIDEGRGEVQEAIDMAYYMAGEGRRMFGDTVPSELRNKFAMSVRVPVGVAGLITPWNFPIAIASWKSLPALVTGNAIVWKPATETPILAAEFVKIYEEAGLPKGLINLVHGSGSVVGNAMVEHPDIDLISFTGSNEVGRDINGKAGALLKRTSLEMGGKNAITVLEDADLDLAVEGILWGAFGTSGQRCTATSRVLVHKDVKEELEGKLLDRIGELKLGNGMDETVKVGPVINRSSLERIDEYVKIGQEEGAKLLAGGKIANGDGLDKGNFYLPTIFTDVKPNMRIAMEEIFGPVVSIIPIQSMEEAIEINNMVEFGLSSAIYTQNVNQAFEAMRDLDTGIVYVNAGTTGAEIHLPFGGTKGTGNGHRDSGVASLDVYTEWKSIYVDYSGKLQRAQIDNY, from the coding sequence ATGAAGAAAGTATTAAATTTTATTAATGGTGAATGGTGTGAATCGTCAACTGGCAAAACTGCTTCTGTTTTAAATCCTGCAACAGGTGAAGTCCTTGCTGAAGTAACACAGTCAGCAAAAGAAGATGTTGACAGAGCTGTAGAAGCTGCGAAAACCGCTCAAAAATCCTGGCGATTAGTGCCAGCCCCCGAGCGTGCTGAAATTCTCTATCAGGTTGCTTTTTTACTGAAAGAAAGAAAAGAAGACTTGGCTCAAATCCTTACGAGTGAAATGGGAAAAGTGATTGACGAAGGCCGGGGAGAAGTACAGGAAGCGATTGATATGGCGTACTACATGGCAGGCGAAGGGCGCAGGATGTTTGGAGATACAGTTCCGTCTGAGCTTCGCAATAAATTTGCCATGAGTGTCAGGGTGCCTGTTGGAGTGGCAGGATTGATCACTCCATGGAATTTCCCAATCGCGATTGCTTCATGGAAGTCGCTTCCTGCTCTTGTAACGGGAAATGCAATTGTATGGAAGCCGGCAACTGAAACGCCAATTCTTGCAGCTGAGTTTGTGAAAATTTATGAAGAGGCAGGTCTGCCAAAAGGCTTAATTAACCTTGTTCATGGATCGGGAAGTGTAGTTGGAAATGCAATGGTTGAACATCCGGACATCGATTTAATTTCTTTTACAGGATCGAATGAAGTTGGCAGAGATATCAATGGCAAAGCAGGAGCTCTATTAAAGCGTACTTCTCTTGAAATGGGCGGGAAGAATGCCATTACGGTGCTTGAGGATGCAGACCTTGATCTTGCTGTAGAAGGAATCCTTTGGGGGGCTTTTGGAACCAGCGGCCAAAGATGTACCGCTACAAGCCGTGTCCTGGTGCACAAAGATGTAAAAGAAGAACTTGAAGGAAAGCTGCTGGATCGCATTGGAGAACTGAAGCTTGGCAATGGGATGGATGAAACAGTTAAAGTTGGACCTGTCATTAATCGTTCTTCCCTTGAAAGAATCGATGAGTATGTGAAAATAGGCCAGGAAGAGGGAGCAAAGCTGCTTGCTGGCGGTAAAATTGCCAATGGTGATGGTTTGGACAAAGGAAACTTCTACTTACCGACCATTTTCACAGATGTAAAACCGAATATGAGAATCGCCATGGAAGAAATCTTTGGGCCAGTCGTTTCCATTATACCAATTCAAAGTATGGAAGAAGCCATTGAAATTAATAATATGGTAGAATTCGGTCTTTCCAGCGCCATTTATACACAAAATGTCAATCAGGCATTCGAGGCTATGAGAGATTTGGATACTGGTATTGTTTATGTTAATGCAGGAACAACCGGAGCGGAAATTCACCTTCCATTTGGCGGAACGAAAGGAACGGGCAATGGCCATAGGGATTCCGGTGTAGCTTCACTGGATGTCTATACAGAATGGAAATCCATTTATGTGGATTACAGCGGGAAGCTGCAGAGAGCGCAGATTGATAATTATTAA
- a CDS encoding metal-sensitive transcriptional regulator yields the protein MVSETKNIPLLLEEENCCANGTDRKSHHSDKVKNNLVTRLNRIEGQIRGIKGLIEKDTYCDDVITQISATQSALNSVAKILLEGHLKGCVADRLQEGDTEVLDEVLITIQKLMKK from the coding sequence ATGGTATCCGAGACAAAAAATATTCCTTTGTTACTTGAAGAAGAAAACTGCTGTGCTAATGGAACTGACAGAAAAAGTCATCATTCCGATAAGGTAAAGAATAACCTGGTTACACGTTTAAATCGTATTGAAGGACAGATCCGCGGAATAAAAGGATTAATTGAAAAAGACACTTATTGTGATGACGTGATTACTCAAATTTCTGCTACTCAGTCTGCATTAAATAGCGTAGCAAAAATACTCTTAGAAGGACATCTTAAGGGTTGCGTGGCAGACCGGCTTCAAGAAGGAGACACGGAAGTGTTAGACGAGGTTCTTATAACGATTCAGAAATTAATGAAAAAATAA
- a CDS encoding ABC transporter ATP-binding protein → MDNSILLKVNNLKKTFIKKSGTFLKRKKVDVYAVNNVNLEIKRGEILGIIGESGCGKTTTARMVMRLMKETSGEINFDGVNLCKLKESETYQFRKKMQMIFQDPYDTLNPGMRILDILMEPINAHEKELPYEQKVKKVTEAIEAIELKPAEDFIHRYPHQLSGGQRQRIAIARAIILKPSFIAADEPTSMLDVSVRAGILNLLLDLRKKMGLTMMFITHDLSTASYMCDRIAVMYQGKIVEIGPTKKIIQHPSHPYTKALVAVVKDLNNFIENREKLILDGEVDATRDEKGCPFVSRCPHKESVCHSHIPELEAVNSGHLVSCHCHTDLLEKTS, encoded by the coding sequence ATGGATAATTCAATTCTTTTAAAAGTCAATAATCTGAAAAAAACCTTTATAAAAAAATCTGGAACGTTCTTAAAAAGAAAGAAAGTAGATGTTTATGCAGTCAATAACGTAAATCTTGAAATAAAGCGGGGCGAAATTCTAGGCATTATTGGTGAAAGCGGATGCGGCAAAACTACAACTGCAAGAATGGTCATGCGGTTGATGAAAGAAACAAGCGGAGAAATAAACTTTGATGGAGTCAACCTTTGCAAATTAAAAGAATCTGAAACATATCAATTCAGAAAAAAAATGCAAATGATTTTTCAGGATCCTTATGATACCCTGAATCCTGGCATGAGAATACTTGATATATTAATGGAACCAATAAATGCTCATGAAAAAGAATTGCCATACGAACAAAAAGTTAAAAAAGTAACTGAGGCTATCGAAGCAATCGAGTTAAAACCTGCTGAAGATTTTATTCACAGATATCCTCATCAGTTAAGCGGAGGACAAAGGCAGAGAATTGCCATTGCGAGAGCCATCATTTTAAAACCATCCTTTATAGCTGCAGATGAACCAACGTCTATGCTTGATGTCTCCGTGAGAGCCGGCATTTTAAACTTATTATTGGATTTAAGAAAAAAGATGGGTCTGACGATGATGTTTATTACACATGATTTATCTACTGCAAGTTATATGTGTGATCGGATTGCTGTTATGTACCAAGGAAAAATCGTTGAAATAGGACCGACGAAAAAAATTATCCAGCATCCTTCACACCCTTATACAAAAGCACTTGTTGCGGTTGTAAAGGACCTGAATAACTTCATCGAGAATAGAGAAAAACTGATACTTGACGGAGAGGTTGATGCCACAAGGGATGAAAAGGGCTGTCCTTTTGTATCGAGATGTCCTCATAAAGAAAGTGTTTGTCATTCGCATATTCCTGAACTGGAAGCAGTGAATAGCGGCCATTTAGTATCCTGCCATTGTCATACTGATTTATTGGAAAAGACATCATAA
- a CDS encoding ABC transporter permease: MVNQKWKSYWQVLTSNSLGVFGLWLLIIFLLIALLAPILAPFDPTERVGAPFTEPNTKFLLGTNDVGQDILSELLYGTRISLLIGVIAAFISILIGCLVGVISGYYGGKVDAFCMRLVDLVLVIPFLPLMILLAAFIGPSFWNIILVISLLSWASPARVVRSQVLTLKTKGYVEAAKSIGTNIRVILSRHILPGVIPIALSQFVLAASNSILTEASLSFLGLGDPFTKSWGTILYYAQARGAFLTDAWIWWVLPPGVLITTLVIGFAFTGYSLEEVLNPRLRKER; the protein is encoded by the coding sequence ATGGTTAATCAAAAATGGAAAAGTTATTGGCAAGTACTTACCTCTAATAGTCTTGGTGTATTTGGTTTATGGCTTTTAATTATCTTTTTGCTGATTGCACTCCTTGCACCAATCCTTGCACCGTTTGACCCGACTGAAAGAGTGGGAGCTCCTTTCACCGAACCGAACACAAAATTTTTATTGGGGACAAATGATGTAGGACAAGACATTTTAAGTGAACTTTTATATGGAACAAGAATTTCACTCTTAATAGGAGTTATTGCTGCTTTTATATCCATACTTATTGGATGCCTTGTTGGAGTGATCTCAGGCTACTATGGAGGCAAGGTTGATGCATTTTGTATGAGATTGGTAGACTTAGTGCTTGTTATCCCATTTCTGCCACTGATGATTTTATTAGCAGCTTTTATAGGCCCAAGTTTCTGGAATATTATACTTGTTATTAGTCTGCTTTCCTGGGCTAGTCCAGCCAGGGTAGTAAGGTCACAAGTACTAACATTAAAAACAAAAGGATACGTGGAGGCTGCAAAATCAATTGGCACCAATATTAGAGTCATCCTTTCCCGCCACATTTTACCGGGTGTCATACCGATTGCTCTTTCCCAATTTGTTTTGGCAGCAAGCAACTCCATCTTAACAGAGGCTTCCCTGAGTTTTCTCGGCCTTGGCGATCCATTTACAAAAAGCTGGGGAACCATTCTATATTATGCTCAGGCTAGAGGAGCTTTTTTAACAGATGCATGGATTTGGTGGGTATTACCGCCAGGAGTGCTGATTACAACATTGGTCATTGGGTTTGCCTTTACAGGCTATTCGCTTGAAGAGGTACTGAATCCACGATTACGAAAGGAGCGATAA
- a CDS encoding nitrite reductase, whose translation MDNKRKKIKIAVNGGIDFGAKLSAKQLLLIAKHMDDNDQLELTTFQQIYIEVFEDDKDRIIGEFEKAGLHCYPVGNFVKSLRTCNFCKGAEEEGMPVAKELNSRISGKPVPFTLKAAYTGCPVGCGEPLINDIGIMKMQDHYDLYIGGKSKGRDAEAGTLLLNKLTPDELYSAIEKVIDIYQKNGKKREGFHKFVNRIGREFILEKIKV comes from the coding sequence ATGGACAACAAGAGGAAGAAAATAAAGATTGCAGTAAACGGCGGTATTGATTTTGGGGCGAAACTGTCTGCGAAACAATTGCTCCTAATCGCAAAGCATATGGATGATAACGACCAACTTGAATTAACCACATTTCAACAGATTTATATTGAAGTTTTTGAGGATGATAAAGATAGAATTATTGGAGAATTTGAAAAAGCAGGGCTGCATTGTTACCCTGTGGGGAATTTTGTGAAAAGTTTGCGAACATGCAACTTTTGTAAAGGAGCAGAAGAAGAAGGTATGCCGGTAGCTAAGGAATTAAATAGTCGTATTTCGGGCAAACCAGTTCCTTTTACATTAAAAGCTGCTTATACAGGCTGTCCGGTAGGCTGCGGTGAACCACTAATAAATGATATTGGCATCATGAAAATGCAGGATCATTACGATCTGTATATTGGCGGTAAATCAAAAGGGAGGGATGCCGAAGCAGGAACACTCTTGCTAAATAAACTCACCCCAGATGAATTGTATTCTGCCATTGAAAAAGTGATTGATATCTATCAAAAAAATGGTAAGAAAAGGGAAGGGTTTCATAAATTTGTGAACAGAATTGGACGGGAATTCATTCTGGAGAAAATTAAAGTTTAG
- a CDS encoding LL-diaminopimelate aminotransferase — translation MNFSSDRVGQIPPYLFAEINKKKEAMKKAGIDIIDLGIGDPDLPTPSHIIEKFVQESQNPANLKYPSFSGCMEFKQAVADFYWRQYQVKLDPETEVLALIGSKEGIAHLVPTLVDPGEYVLIPDPSYPVYRMATLLANGRYHNMPMSRENDFKPDLNAIPDDILKQARLMFLNYPGNPTSATVDIEFFEEAVEFAQNHQIPIAHDSAYNMVTFDSYKAPSILQAEGAKDIAVEFGSLSKTYNMTGFRIGYAVGNKKIIKALSVFKSNTDTGQLTSVQKAAAFALNSDQMCIARHNAIYKERMNAMLDGLSRIGIEVDPPKGSFFIWAPVPNGYTSAEFVSSVMEQTGVILTPGNAFGPSGEGYFRVSLSVPNERLYEAVNRIKEKLKIVIG, via the coding sequence TTGAACTTTTCATCAGATAGAGTAGGGCAAATACCTCCCTATTTATTCGCAGAGATCAATAAAAAGAAAGAAGCTATGAAAAAAGCGGGTATCGATATCATTGATTTGGGGATAGGAGATCCAGATTTGCCAACTCCAAGCCATATTATTGAGAAATTTGTACAAGAGTCACAGAATCCCGCCAATTTAAAGTATCCCAGTTTTTCAGGGTGTATGGAGTTCAAGCAGGCCGTGGCTGATTTCTATTGGAGGCAGTATCAAGTAAAGCTGGATCCTGAAACAGAAGTTCTTGCCTTAATCGGATCCAAAGAAGGGATAGCTCATTTGGTTCCAACTCTAGTGGATCCAGGTGAATATGTGCTTATTCCGGATCCAAGTTATCCCGTTTACCGAATGGCTACGCTGCTGGCAAATGGACGATATCATAACATGCCGATGTCCAGGGAGAATGATTTCAAGCCAGATCTGAATGCCATACCTGATGATATTCTGAAGCAGGCAAGGCTTATGTTTTTGAATTATCCCGGGAACCCTACTTCAGCTACAGTGGATATTGAATTCTTTGAGGAAGCGGTTGAATTTGCGCAAAATCACCAAATTCCGATTGCGCATGATTCTGCCTATAATATGGTTACTTTTGATTCCTACAAAGCACCTAGCATTCTTCAAGCGGAAGGAGCAAAAGACATTGCTGTAGAGTTTGGCTCCTTATCTAAAACTTATAATATGACAGGATTTAGAATAGGCTATGCGGTTGGAAACAAAAAAATTATTAAAGCGCTTTCCGTGTTTAAAAGCAATACGGATACCGGTCAGCTGACTTCCGTCCAAAAGGCAGCAGCCTTTGCTTTAAACAGTGATCAAATGTGTATTGCAAGGCATAACGCTATCTATAAAGAGCGGATGAATGCGATGCTCGACGGTCTGAGCCGTATTGGGATTGAAGTTGATCCGCCAAAAGGAAGTTTTTTCATATGGGCTCCAGTGCCTAATGGCTACACTTCTGCCGAATTTGTTTCGAGCGTCATGGAGCAGACTGGTGTCATTCTTACTCCTGGCAATGCTTTTGGGCCTTCAGGAGAAGGGTATTTCCGAGTGTCCCTGTCTGTGCCCAATGAGCGATTATATGAAGCAGTTAATCGGATAAAAGAGAAATTAAAAATTGTAATAGGATAA
- the copZ gene encoding copper chaperone CopZ — protein sequence MEKVTLNVEGMTCGHCVKAIEGSVGELAGVSQVNVHLENGTVDVEFNSAEVSIEKIKEAIDDQGYNVE from the coding sequence ATGGAAAAAGTGACACTAAATGTAGAAGGTATGACATGCGGACACTGCGTGAAAGCAATTGAAGGCAGCGTTGGGGAATTAGCAGGTGTTTCACAAGTAAATGTCCACCTTGAAAATGGTACTGTTGATGTAGAGTTTAATTCAGCGGAAGTATCTATAGAGAAAATTAAAGAAGCCATTGATGATCAAGGATATAACGTGGAGTAA